From Gemmatimonadaceae bacterium, the proteins below share one genomic window:
- a CDS encoding response regulator transcription factor encodes MSDDLIRVILADDHSVVRAGLKAVLGAAKDMHVVGEASSGPEAVAMAERLKPHVVIMDLSIGEVDGGQATKMLIEKGIPSKVLILTMHPEEEYLVPMLEVGASGFLPKTAADKELLDAVRTVARGEVYVRAEAARILAKGYQRKDPMHEDRARYERLTERERDVLRMTAQGYSAPEIGERLFISPKTVDTYKQRIQDKLGLSHRHEYVQFALRLGLLHA; translated from the coding sequence ATGAGCGACGACCTCATTCGCGTCATCCTTGCCGACGACCACAGCGTCGTCCGTGCCGGCCTCAAGGCTGTGCTCGGCGCCGCGAAGGACATGCACGTCGTGGGGGAGGCCAGCAGCGGCCCAGAGGCGGTCGCGATGGCAGAGCGCCTGAAGCCTCACGTGGTGATCATGGACCTCTCGATTGGCGAGGTGGACGGCGGGCAGGCCACCAAGATGCTGATCGAGAAGGGCATTCCTTCCAAGGTGCTCATTCTCACGATGCACCCAGAGGAGGAGTACCTGGTGCCGATGCTTGAGGTGGGCGCCAGTGGGTTCCTCCCCAAGACCGCGGCGGACAAGGAGCTCCTGGACGCGGTGCGCACGGTGGCCCGCGGCGAGGTGTACGTGCGCGCGGAGGCGGCGCGCATCCTGGCCAAGGGCTACCAGCGCAAGGACCCGATGCACGAGGACCGCGCGCGCTACGAGCGGCTGACGGAACGCGAGCGCGACGTCCTCCGGATGACCGCGCAGGGCTACAGCGCGCCGGAGATTGGCGAACGGCTGTTCATCTCGCCAAAGACGGTGGACACCTACAAGCAGCGGATCCAGGACAAGCTCGGGCTGAGCCATCGTCACGAGTACGTGCAGTTCGCGCTGCGGCTGGGCTTGCTGCACGCCTAG
- a CDS encoding asparaginase, which translates to MKTLRWLLAVQVLALSTVRAQQASDSLPRVLLVATGGTIAGVQDAPGTLGGYRAGTLTAEQVVASVPELKRFAEVRYEQFSNVASPFITPAQWVALSKRIDAAFVEDPRLAGVVVTHGTDRLEETAFFLYLSVRSERPVVVVGAQRPATGISPDGPINLLAAVRTAADTAAVGKGVMVVMDDRILSAREVRKHYQRVGGFEGGDMGLLGVVASDGPQFFFAPVRRHGARSEFDLRQMDSLPDVALTFSYPGGRGPAFDQTPAGVVVTTTGFTRDESRAYRRLRRDGVVVVEVFPSGDNVNGTRQRAPTTMNIDSLFAAAKTEADSLRAEELAAPPMVSAQHLTPQKARILLMLALTRTRDPREIQRYYREY; encoded by the coding sequence GTGAAGACTCTCCGCTGGCTGCTCGCCGTACAGGTGTTGGCCCTCTCGACCGTTCGGGCGCAGCAAGCGTCTGATTCCCTGCCCCGGGTGCTGCTGGTGGCTACCGGTGGGACAATTGCCGGCGTGCAGGATGCCCCGGGCACATTGGGCGGCTACCGCGCGGGAACGCTGACGGCCGAACAGGTCGTGGCCTCGGTGCCCGAGCTGAAGCGCTTTGCCGAGGTTCGGTACGAACAGTTCTCCAATGTGGCCAGCCCCTTCATCACGCCCGCACAGTGGGTGGCGTTGTCGAAGCGCATCGACGCGGCGTTCGTCGAGGATCCGCGGCTCGCAGGGGTGGTGGTTACCCACGGCACCGACCGGCTCGAGGAGACGGCGTTCTTCCTCTACCTGTCGGTGCGCAGCGAGCGACCCGTCGTGGTAGTAGGCGCTCAGCGACCGGCGACGGGCATCAGTCCGGACGGTCCGATCAACCTGCTGGCAGCGGTGCGCACGGCCGCCGACACGGCCGCCGTGGGCAAGGGCGTGATGGTCGTGATGGACGACCGCATTCTCTCCGCTCGCGAGGTGCGGAAGCACTACCAGCGCGTCGGCGGCTTCGAGGGCGGCGATATGGGGCTGCTGGGCGTCGTCGCCTCAGACGGACCACAGTTCTTCTTCGCACCGGTGCGTCGGCACGGCGCGCGCAGCGAGTTCGACCTGCGCCAGATGGACTCACTTCCGGATGTGGCGCTGACATTCTCGTATCCTGGCGGGCGCGGCCCGGCCTTCGACCAGACCCCGGCCGGCGTGGTGGTCACCACCACCGGGTTTACGCGTGACGAGTCGCGGGCCTATCGCCGATTGCGCCGCGACGGCGTGGTGGTGGTCGAGGTGTTCCCCTCCGGCGACAACGTGAACGGCACGCGCCAGCGCGCCCCAACCACGATGAACATCGATTCCCTCTTCGCCGCCGCAAAGACGGAAGCGGACTCCCTGCGGGCGGAAGAGCTGGCCGCACCACCAATGGTGAGCGCCCAGCACCTCACGCCGCAGAAAGCCCGCATCCTGTTGATGCTCGCGCTCACCCGCACGCGGGATCCACGCGAGATCCAGCGCTACTACCGCGAGTACTAG